Genomic segment of Glutamicibacter sp. JL.03c:
CGCCGAAAATAACGACCGAGTCATCGGCCAGCAGCCCGTCGGCAAGCGCCGTATTCAGCGCCTTTCCGAAGGTCACCGGCTGGTTTTCATTGGCAGCCTTGGCGGCCGCACGCGCGGTAGCTGCGCTCACATTAGGGTTCACGCGCGATGTCGTGGCAGTCATCCTAGGCCTCCTCGCGGTCTAGTTCGTCAACAAGCAGGGCCTGCTGCTCGGCGAGCTGGGTGCTCTTGGTGGAATAAACATGTTCAAAAAGTTCACGAGGATCCGTGTTGGCATCCTGGTTCATGCCATCTCGCAGGGCCTTAGCCACAACTTCAGCGTCCTGGGCGATCTTCGCGGCGGCGGCATCGGTCAGCAGTCCGGCGTCTTCGAGATAGGCCTTCATGCGAGTCACCGGGTCCTTGGCGATCCAGGCCTGGACCTCGGAATCCTCGCGGTAGCGCTTGTCGTCGTCCGCGTTGGTGTGCGCCTGCATGCGGTAGGTGTGGGCTTCAATCAGCAGCGGGCCATTGCCCTCACGTGCCATGCGTACGGCCCGGGTCATGATGGCCATCAATGCCATCAGGTCATTTCCGTCAACGCGCTCGCCGGCCATGCCATAGCCCACAGCCTTGTGCGCCAGCGACGGTGCCGCGCTCTGGTGCGAAAGCGGTACGGAGATGGCGTACTTGTTGTTCTGCACGAAGAAGATCACCGGAAGGTTGAACACCGCAGCGAAGTTCAGGGCTTCATGGAAGTCGCCCTCGCTAGTGGCACCGTCGCCGCACATGGCTACAACGACAGTATTTTCTCCGCGAAGCTTCGCCGCGTGGGCTACGCCGACGGCGTGCAGCAACTGGGTGGTCAGCGGCGTGGACATCGGCGCGCACTTGTAGGCCTTGGGGTCGTACCCGCAGTGCCATTCGCCGCGGAAGCTGGTCATGACTTCCATCGGGGCTACGCCCTTGGTGAGCACTGCAACGGTGTCACGGTAGGTAGGGAAAAGCCAGTCGTTCTCTTCCAGGCACAAGGCCGCGGCGATCTGGCAGGCTTCCTGGCCGTGGCTTGAGGGGTAAACGGCCATGCGGCCCTGGCGAACCAGGGCGGAGTTCTGGTCGTTGACGCGACGGCCGGTGACCAGGGACGCGTAGGCTTCCATGAGTCGGGCCGGGCTAGGCAGCGGGTACTCGTGTCCCGGTTCGGTCCCCTGCTCATTTTCCGGACGAAGTGTTCCATCCGGGTTGAGCAAGTTGATCATGTGCCGTGCTGGCAGCATGTAATCTTCTGGGCTGATGCCGAACTTTTTGCTGACTTCGGACATGCGATCCGAGGTTGTTTCTGCGCTCATGTTCCCCACCTTTCGTACTTTGGGCTCAGTCCATGGGCGCACGCCCCTGTGACTCAGTTCACCTAAACATCATTTGCAATCAATTATGCGTAGTGATTGCATTCTGTATCCACTCGGCCTGAGAATTGTGGAAAGTTGCGAATGAGATACGTATACTTGTGGACGAAATGTTTCAATAAAATGTGTTTGACGTTGCGACGTCAGACACATTGAAAAGGAGAATCATGGCCGCGGAAGCGGAGCTGAAACTTGACGAGGTTGACCGCGCGATCTTGGCGGAGCTGACCCAGGATGGACGGCAGTCGGTAACTACAGTTGCCCAGAAAGTCCACGTGTCCCGTGCCCACGCCTACTCGCGCATTGCCAAGCTGCAAGATGCCGGGGTGATCACACGATACACGGCGGTCATCGACCCGGTGAAGGCAGGGCTCAAGGCCAGCGCCTATGTCACGCTGAAACTTCGCCAGCACTCCTGGCGCGAGCTGCGCGACCATCTTGCCTCCATCCCCGAGGTCCAGCACATCGGCTTGGTGGGCGGGAACTTCGACGTGATTCTTCTGGTGCGTGCCAAGGACAATCTGGATTTGCGACGGGTCGTATTCGAAGAACTCCAGGCCCTGCCCACGGTGCTTGATACGCAGACCCACCTGATCTTCGAGGACACCGACACCCGCTAAGCCCCACCGCAGCGCGCTGCGGCAACGCTGGCTTGACGACAAAACAAAAGCTGCACCCTAGCTGCAGGTTCATTCCGAACCGGCGGCCAAGGGAGCAGCTTTGTGTTTTTGCGAGTTATTGGGTTCTTCGGGATTACTTCTTTCCGGTGAACACCGGCGGGCGCTTTTCCTGGAAGGACTGGAACCCTTCGGCATAATCCGCGGTATCGCACAATGCCGCTTGGGCCAGGTTTTCGTTCTTCATCGATGCCCACAGTCCAGCCCGCTGATTGCGGATTTCCTGGACCAGCGCCTTGGACGCGACGAAGGCTTGAGTTGCTCCCTGCGCGACCCTTCCAATCAGCGCTTCACTGCGGGGAACTAGTTCCCCTGCCGGGAAAGCGCGGGAGAACAGCCCCGAGCGCACGGCCTCCGCACCTGAAATCAATTCAGCCGTGTAGATCATGTCCAGGGTCCGATGGGCGCCAAGACGCTCTGTGAATAGCCAATGGCCACCAGAGTCCAACGTTGCCCCGAGGTTGGCGAAAGGAGAACCGATCTTCGCGTTCTCCGCTACGTAAACGACATCGGTGGCGATCGCCAAGCCCAGTCCCACGCCAAGGCAGGCACCCTGCACCAGGGCGAAGGTAGGCGCCGGGAAATTGGACATCTTTTCCAGCAACGGCTGGACCTTGCCTTCGAGGTAGCCGATCACATCGTCATCGGCAGGATTCACTCCTGAGATATCCCGTCCCGCGCAAAAGCCCCGGCCTTCGCCGGTGAGCACCAAGGCTCGAACGCTGCCATCAGCCGCCCCGGCGGCCGCCGTATCATAGGCTTCGGAGAGCTCAGCCAAGGCCGCCTCATCCAAGGAGTTCATCTTTTGCGGAGCGTTGAGCACCACCCGGGCTATCGAATCGGCAATGGTCAGTTCGATCATGATTATTCGCCGGCCTTTCCTATGCGTCGAAATCGACGGTGAGCTTGTCGCTGGTCGGGTGCGACTGACAGGTCAGCACATAGCCGGCATCCACTTCTTCGGGTTCCAACGCATAGTTCTCAGCCATGGTTACCGATCCGCGGGTCACCTTGGCACGGCAGGTGCCGCACACGCCGCCAGCGCAGGCGAATGGCACATCCGGGCGCACGCGCAAGGCGGCGTTCAATACCGTTTCGTTGGCACGTACCGGGGACTTGACTTCGCCCTTGAGGCCGTCAAGGTTGAAGCTGATCTCATAGCTTGCCTCATTCTCATCCACGATGACCGGACGCCCGATATGGCCTTGCGGCTTATTCGGCTCACCGGTGCTGAATAGCTCGAAGCGCACCTTGTCCGCTGGAACTTCAAGCTCAGTGAGCTGGTCGCGCACCAGCTGCACCAATTCGAACGGACCGCACAAGAACCATTCATCCACCGATGGCGCTTGGACGACATTGGTCAACAGCACGGTCAGCTTCTGGGCATCGATGCGGCCGGAAAGCAGCGGTGAAATCCGTTGTTCCCGGCTGAGCACGTGGTGCAGGGCCAGCCGCGCCGGGTAGCGGTCTTTGAGGTCTGCCAGCTCTTCAAGGAACATCACGTCCATGGCGGCCTTGTTGGCGTAGATCAGATCAAAGCGGCTATGGTCATTGGCTTCAAGAATTGTGCGGGCAATGGCCAGCACCGGTGTAATCCCCGAGCCGGCAGCGACCGCGACAAACCGGTCCTGGCTGGTGGTATTGATTTGCGATGGATCATTGATTTCGGTGATCCGGTGCTTGGAGATGAAAGCGCCGGCGGGGCTCATCACGTCGATTTGATCTCCCGCGGTCAGCTCTTCATTGGCCCAGGTGGAGAACAGCCCACCGAGGTCCCGCTTGATCGCCACCTTGATTTCGTCACCAGTCGGGGCTGCGCAGATCGAGTAGGAGCGTCGCAGCTCGACGAGCTCTCCCTCGGTGTTGGGCAGTTCTTTGCGCAACGCCACGTACTGTCCAGCCACGTAGTCGTACTCATCGCGCAGTTCCTCGGGAATGGCGAAAGTGACTTCGATGGAATCCTTGGTCAGCCGTCGCACGTTGGAGACATTTAGCCGGTGGAATGAAGCCCTGCGGCGGGTGGAGGTTTGTTGTTCGGTCATGAGAGTACCTTGAAGTAGTCGAAGGGTTCCAAGCAGTCTTTGCAGGTGTAGAGCGCCTTGCATGAAGTCGAAGCGAATCGTGACAATTCACGAGTGTTCAGCGAGTGGCAGCGAGGGCATTTCACGCTCATCCCCAGGGTGACGCGCCCTGCATGTCCGCGCCCGGTCGGCGCAGCGATGCCGTATTCCTCTAGCTTCTTCTTGCCTTCATCGCTCATCCAGTCGGTGGACCAGGCCGGTGTGAGCACCAGCTTGATATCCACCTTCTCGTATCCGGCTTGAGTGAATGCCTGGTAGAGATCTTCGCTGATCACATCCATGGCAGGACAACCGGAGTACGTTGGCGTGATCAGCACTTGCACTGTTCCATCATCATCGAGGTTGACCTCGCGCAGAATCCCGAGGTCCGCAATGGACAGCACCGGGATTTCCGGGTCATTGACCTTCGCTGCGATGGCGAACAGCTCGGTCGTGCCGGCGATCGTCTTACTCATGACTGCTCCCCCTCTCGGGCCTGATGAATGGTTACCAGCTTGCGCCGGGGTGTTTACGGGCCAGTACCTGCATTTCCGCGAGAAGGTAGCCCAGATGTTCGGAATGCTCCCCGCGTCGGCCGAAGGCCATGGCTTGGCCCGTGGCTGGAATCTGCAAGCCTGCTTGTGCCAGCACTGCGGAAATTTCTTCCTGCCAGGCTTCGCGCAAGGTCGAGGGGCGCACGGCTATCGAGTCCAGGTTCTGGTGCACCGCTTCGTCGCGGAACATTTCGTCAACGTAAGGCCAGAGGATTTCGAGGGCATGGCGCATCTTTTCCGCCGATTCCTCGGTCCCTTGCCCCAAGCGGATGGTCCACTGGATGGCATGGTCGCGGTGGTAGTCCACTTCCTTGACGGCCTTGGCCGCGATGGCCGCCAGGGTTTCGTCCTGGGACGTAGTCAACTGCTGGTAGATCAGGTGCTGGAATACGGAGACGATGAGCTGCCGGATGATCGTGACACCGAAGTGCCCATTGGGTTGCTCCACGATCCACAACGAGGTGAATTCTTCTTCCTCGCGCCAGTACGCCAAATCGTCTTCGGTCTTGCCCCATGCCAGACCGGCGTAGGTGAGGAATGAGCGGGCATGGCCCAGGATATCCAAGGCGATATTGCCCAGGGCAACATCCTCTTCCAATTCCGGAGCGCGCGAGATCCAGTGCGCCAGGCGCTGGGCCAGAATCAGCGCGTCATCACCCAGGGTCAGCGCGTACTGGGCGACTTCTTCGCTTGGTGCCACGCCATCGACGGCGATGTCCTCCGGTCGCAATGCGTTGCCTGGCGTGACGCGGGTAGCCGAGGCCAAGGCGTCGCCGAAGCTGTCCAGTGCGGCATCCAGTTCGTCGTGCTTCACAGGTGCTTCACTCCCTCGCTGGCCTTGTAGTAGGTGGCGTGGCGGTAGTCCTTGCCCTGGGGAGATTCGAAGAATGAATCCTTCTCGTCGGGATCGGAGCTGATGATGTCCGTGGACTTGACGACCCAAAGGGATACGCCTTCGTTACGGCGGGTGTAGAGATCGCGCGCGTTGCGCACGGCCATCTCATGGTCCGGCGCGTGCAGGGACCCCGCGTGCACATGCGAGAGTCCTCGGGAGGAACGGACAAAAACTTCCCACAGGGGCCAATTGCTCTGCTGGCTCATGCTAGGCGACCTCGCTCTGTACTTGTTTTGCGGCGTATGCCGATGCTGCTTCTCGTACCCATGCGCCCTCGCGATGCGCCTCGCGGCGGCGTTCCAGGCGTTGGGAGTTGACTGGGCCGTTGCCCTTGATCACTGCCATGAATTCATCCCAGTTCAAATCCTTGTGAATCCACTGCTTCTTGTCTTCGTCATAGTGCAGCTCTGGGTCCGGCAGGGACATTCCCAGTACCTTGACTTGTTCTGCGATCATTCCAACGAAGCGCTGGCGCAGTTCGTCGTTGGAGAATCTCTTGATCTTCCATGCCATGGACTGCTGGGAGTTGGGCGACTGGTCATCGGGTGGGCCGAACATCATCAGCGATGGCTCGTAGAACCGGTTGATCGCGTCCTGGGCCATCTTCTTCTGTGCGTCGGTGCCGCGGGACAGCGCAAGCAGGATCTCGAAGCCTTGACGCTGATGGAAGGATTCTTCCTTGCAGATGCGGACCATCGCGCGGCCATAGGGACCATAGGATGCACGGCATAACGGGACCTGGTTGGCGATGGCGGCGCCGTCGACCAGCCAGCCGATGGCACCCATGTCGGCCCATGAGCGGGCGGGGTAATTGAAGATCGAAGAGTACTTGGCACGACCGGTCAGCAGCTGGTCGTTGAGCTCGTCGCGGCTAGTCCCCAGGGTTTCAGCGGCCGAGTAAAGGTACAATCCGTGGCCTGCTTCGTCCTGAACCTTAGCCATCAAAATGGACTTGCGCTTCAATGATGGAGCGCGGGTGATCCAGTTGGCTTCGGGCTGCATGCCGATGATTTCGGAGTGGGCATGCTGGGATACCTGGCGGGTCAAGGTCTTGCGGTAGGGCTCAGGCATCCAGTCGCGTGGTTCCACGCGGGAGTCCTGGTCAATCAAGACATCAAAGCGAGCTTGCGATTGCTCTTCTTCGTAGCTCGGAACGGCACTTAGTCCCGGTTCCTGCGGTGTTCTCTCAGCCATGGGTTCACCTCATCGATTACAAATTACATACTGACCGTTCGTTCAGTATGTCAGAGTGCGCTCCATCACGTCAACATGAGTTCCCGGGATACGACAAAACCCCAAGGATGATTCCTTGGGGCTGGTCGCAAACGCTTGGTTCTAGGCGTTGACCGATTCGCGCCGAGCGCTCTTTCGGCCAGCAAACAAGCGATCCAGAGCCCAGCTTCCTGGACCCATCAAAGCAAGGGCGGCCGCGCCAGCGCCGAGAGCCAGCACCAGTTCAAACCCGCCATCAGCAACGAATACGCCGGCTTGCGCGTGGGCCATCACGATGGCTCCGACCATATCCAGCGCCAGCAGCGCGCCGAAGATTCGCGTTGCGAGGCCGAAGATCAATGCGATGCCACCCACAAGCTCCAAGGTCGCGATGACCGGTGCGACTATGCTGGCAGCCGGGACGCCCATCTGGGTGAAGCTGGCAGCAGTGCCCTCGAGGGTGAATTGCGAGAATTTCTGCCAGCCGTGGGCAGCGAAGAGAAAACCGATCGCGAAGCGCAAGACGATTTGCGCCGAGGCGAGCAAGCGGGGGTTGTTTTCCAGTGCGGTCATTATCCAGCTCCTAGGTAAGGACTTCCGGCCAGGGGGTCTTCCTGCTCGATTTCCTACTCCACACTATGTGCCATAAGTTGAAGCTTCAAGCACATTGACGTTTCAAGCCAGTAAGCTTCATCACGCAAAATAGCCGTGCCGTCCGTTGCCAGCCAAAGCTGGAACGGACGGCACGGCTTGATCGCTGCCGCGGGCCGGACCCTAGAGGACCTTGGAGAGGAAGTCGCGGGTGCGTTCCTGCTGCGGGTTGCCGAAGAGCTGTTCCGGCTCGCCCTGTTCGCAGACCACGCCATCAGCCATGAAGACCACGCGGTCCCCCACTTCGCGGGCAAAGCCCATTTCGTGGGTCACCAGCACCATGGTCATGCCGGACTCAGCCAGCTCCTTGATGACCTGCAGCACCTCGCCCACCATCTCCGGGTCCAGCGCGCTGGTGGCCTCATCAAAGAGCATGATGCCTGGAGCCATGGCCAGTGCGCGGGCAATGGCAACACGCTGCTTCTGGCCGCCGGAAAGCGAAGCCGGACGGGCATCGGCCTTGTCCCTCAGGCCCACGCGTTCCAGCAGTTCCAGTGCCCGCTCGCGAGCCTGCGCCTTGTTCATCTTCTTCAGCTCAACCGGCGCGAGCATGATGTTCTCGGCCACCGACATGTGCGGGAAGAGATTGAAGTGCTGGAAGACCATGCCCACGTGGCGGCGGACTTCATTGATATCCACCTTGGGATCGGTCACGTCGAAACCGTCAACGACGACCTTGCCGGAGGTGATGTCCTCAAGCTTGTTCAGGCAGCGCAGCAAGGTGGACTTGCCGGAACCAGAAGGCCCGATCACGCACACGACCTCGCCTTCACGGATATCAAGGTCAATGCCCTTGAGCACATTGTTGGAGCCGAAAGACTTATGCAGGTCCTTGACCTGAATCTTCACTTGGGAGCTTTGCTCGGTTACCGCGCTCACTTGTTGAACCTCCGATCGGCGTAGTTAGCCAGCTTGGTCAGGGCCATGATGGCAATGAAGTAGATTACACCTACGATGAGCAGGGTCTCGGTCACGCGGAAGTTCGCTGCGTAGATCTGCTGGCCCTGGTAGAGCAGTTCGGCGAAGCCGATGGCCAACAGCAGCGAGGAGTCCTTCAAGCTGATGATCAGCTGGTTGATCAACGATGGCGTCATCATCTTGAAAGCCTGGGGAACCACGACCTTCTGCATGGACTTGCCATAGCCCAAGCCCAGCGAGCGCGATGCTTCGAGCTGCCCTGGATCCACCGACTGGATGCCACCGCGAACGATTTCCGCGACATAGGCACCGGCGTTCAGCGACAAGGTCAGTACGCCAGCGGTCCAGACCGAGATTTCCCAACCGGTCAACTGCGGCAGGCCGAAGTAGAACATGAAGGCCCAAAGCAGCAGCGGAGTGCCGCGGAAAATGTTCACGAAGGTCGTTGCGATGCCGCGCAGGACGATGTTGTGCGAGATCTTCAGGAAGCCGAAGACCAGACCCAGCACCATGGCGATAGCGAAGGAAATGGCGGTGACCAGCAGGGTGTGCCACAAACCGGTCATCAAGGCCGGGAATGACTTGGCCACCAGATCAAAGAAGTTGCTTGGCACCGCGGCGCTGGGGTCAGCAAGGTACTCGTCCAAGATCTTCTGGTATTCGCCATTGGCCTTCAACTCGGCCAGGCCGTCATTGAAGGCCGCCAGCAGGGCAGTATTTTCGCCCTTGTTCACGGCGAAACCGTAGGAGCCGCCGGGAACTTTGTCGGTGACGGTCTTCAGGCCATTGCCCTGGGCGATGCCGTATGCCAGCACCGGATAATCATCGAATACCGCCACCGCCGAACCGGACTTCACCGACTCGTACATGGTTGCCGACTGATCCAGCGACTTGACCTTGAACCCGTATTCCTTGGAAATGGACTTGGCGTAGGCCTCGCCTTCTGAACCGGTCTTGGCTACTACGGTTTTGCCGTCCAGATCCTCATAGCCCTTGATGTCCTCGTCTTTTTGGGACACGGCCATCTGGACGCCGGACTCGAAGTAAGGCTCGGAGAAATCATAGATTTCCTTGCGCTCATCGGTGATCGACATACCCGCAATCACGCCATCGACCTGATTAGCCGACAGGGCCGCCAGCGCGGCGCTAAAACCGAGGGAGCGGACCTCGACCTTGAATCCCTGGTCTTCGGCAATCGCCTGCAGGATATCCATGTCGATGCCGGTCAGTTCGCCATCCTTGCGGAATTCGAAGGGGGCGAAGGTTGTATCGGTGCCGATGACGAAGGTTTTCCCTTCGACGCTGTCGCTGCCTTGGGCCATAGCCGACGGCGCTCCGATGACCAGGGCCATCAGGCCGATGGCTGCGGCGGCAACCCACCGCCTCAGGCGCCCGGCGCGGGCTGCTCTTTGTTTCTTTTCCACTGATGATCGCTTTCTCGTGCTGAAGGGCGAATGGCCCAAGCTGCAGATAAATTCCTATTCCAGCAAGCCTAAGCGCAATAAAGTCTAGCCGGTACCCTTGGCTCCTCGTTACCGCAGGTTTCCGTCGCTGGACTAGGCCGTTCTGTCCGCGCTGAGCATAGCTTGCGCCCATAGTGCCCGGAGGTGAGATTGAATAGGGATATGACTGATCCATCGTTGACCGCCAATCCCCCGCAGGCCGCACAGCGTCCGACCACCCGCAGCTTCCACGGTGATGATTTCATCGACAACTATGAGTGGCTCCGCGAGAAGTCCAGCCGCGAGGTGCTCGAGCATCTCAAGGCCGAGAATGAATACACTGACGCAGTCACTGCCGGACAGCAGCCCTTGCGCGACGACCTCTTCAATGAGATCAAAGCCCGCACCGTGGAGACCGACTTGTCGGTTCCCGTGCGCCGACGCGGCTGGTGGTATTTCACCCGCTCCGCCGAGGGCAAGCCGTACACCGTGCAGTGCCGGGTCAAGGCCACCGATTCCCCGGACCAGGTCGCTGATTGGACTCCCCCCGTGATCGATCCAGAACACAGCCTGCCGGCCGAAGAGGTATTGCTCGATGGCAACGCGTTGGCCGAGGGCAAGCCATTCTTCTCCCTTGGCGGCATGGCGCTGAACGAAGAGGGCAACCTGCTGGCCTACTGCGTTGATAATGCCGGCGACGAGCGTTTCACCCTGTACATCAAGGATCTGTCCACTGGGCAGCTGCTGCCCGATGTCATTGAAGGCATCTTCTACGGCTTGGCGTTCTCCCCCGACTCCTCGACCGTTTTCTACACTGTGGTGGACGAGACGTGGCGCCCGAACCAGGTTCGCGCGCACCGCCTTGGCACCGACGCGGCCCAGGATCAGCTGGTCTTCGAAGAGAACGATCCAGGGATGTGGCTCGGATTCGATCTGAGCCCGGATCGCAAGACCCTGATGATTTCCAGCGGCAACTCCGAATACTCTGAGACCAGCATGCTGGATCTGGCCACGGACCAGGCCGAGGTGACCCTGCTGGTTCCCCGCGAATTGCGACTGCTCCATGGCATCGATCTGATGCCAGGCACAGGCCAAGCCCTGATCACCCACGACTTCCAAGCACCGAATAACATGGTCTCGCTTGCTGATGTGGAACAGCTGGGCCAGGGTACCAAGCCAGAACAGTGGCAGACCGTGGTGGCCCACGAAGATACGGTCAAGGTGGAAGGCACGGCCTTGACCGGATCGCACGTGATCCTTTCAGTGCGCCGCGACACCTGCGAACGAGTCCAGCTGCTTCCGCTTCAGGGCTTGGGCACCGCGGCGCAAGGTCCAGCCATCGAGCCCGGGTTCGAGGATGAGCTGTTCACCGCTTCCCTGGCCTATGCCGAACTTGATGCGCCGCTGATCCGCATCAGCTACACCGCTGACTTCACGCCGGCCCGCGTCTACGACCTCTGGCTTGATGGCCAGACGCTGGACCTGCGCAAACAGACCCCGGTCAACAACTACGACGCTTCCAAGTACCTCTCCACCCGCGATTGGGCCACCGCTGCGGATGGAACCAGGATTCCGCTGACCATCATGCGCCGCGCTGATCTTGATGTCTCCGTGCCGCAGCCGGTGCTGGTCTATGGCTACGGTTCCTACGAAGCATCGATGGACCCGGGCTTTGGCATCCCGCGCTTGAGCGTGCTGGACCGCGGCGTTATCTTTGTCATTGCCCACGTTCGTGGCGGTGGCGAGCTGGGTCGCGACTGGTACCTGAACGGCAAGAAGCTCCATAAGAAGAACACCTTTACCGACTTCATCGATTCCACAAGGCACCTCATCGAGGCGGGCATTGCCGATCCCCAGCGGATCGTCGCCCTGGGCGGATCGGCCGGCGGCCTGCTCATGGGCGCCATCGCGAATATGGCTCCGCAGCTGTACACCGCAATCATCGCCCAGGTTCCCTTCGTGGATGCGCTGACATCCATCCTGGATCCGGATCTTCCGCTTTCTGCTTTGGAATGGGAAGAGTGGGGGAATCCTATTGAGAGCAAAGAAGTCTATGACTACATGAAGTCGTACTCTCCTTATGAAAACGTCACGGCTCAGGCCTACCCGAAGATCGCGGCGGTCACTTCGCTGAACGACACCCGCGTACTGTACGTCGAGCCGGCCAAGTGGGTCGCCAAGCTGCGTGAAGTGGGCACCGGTGAAGAGCCAATCGTGCTCAAGACGGAGATGGACGGTGGCCACGGCGGGGCCTCGGGCCGTTATGAATCCTGGAAATCACGGGCTTGGGACTATGCTTTCGCCCTGGATGCCCTGGGCTGCATCAAGCTCATCTAACTCGCGTCAGGAAGGCGGCCATGCGCCACATCAAGATCAAGAACCATCGTGACGATTCGTCGGTTCGCCGGTTATTGGTGCTGGCCGCCGATCCCGCAGGCGAACAAGGCCTGGAAGATCTGCTCGATGAGTGCCAGGAGCTGAAGGTTCTGGCGCATAGCGCCGAGGACGGGACCATCGATGCGTTGGCGGCCTATCGGCACAGCGATCAGTACTCGCTGTGCTTGGAATATCTTGCGGTGCTGCCCGAATTCCAGCAACGTGGATTAGGCCGGGCCCTGATTGAGGAACTGCGCTTGATTCACCGCAAGAATGTCTGGGCCACGACACATGATGATGCCGTCGATTTCTACCGGGCAATGGGCTGCGTCATTTCCAATTCCGCCGAGGATCCCCGGTGGCCTGGTGTCGCGCGGTACTTGTGCACCGCGCCATATCTTCCTTTGCTGCACAGCCAGCCGGCGGAAGACCCGGAGTACGAGGCGGTCAATGGCCAGCTGACCCGGGGCAATATTCGCATTGACGAGCCCTCGCCGAGCTGGCCGAGGGACTTCGAGGAGCTAGCACAGCGGATCGCTGGCGCCTTGGGGCCGCAGGCCCTGGCCATTGAACATACTGGCTCCACGTCGGTTCCGGGGCTTCCGGCGAAACCGATTATTGACATCTGCTTGCTGGTCCCCGACGCCAATGACGAGCCCAGCTACGCTCCGGTGTTGGAGGGCATTGGCTTGGTGTTCTGGCATCGCGAGCCTGGCTGGTACGCACACCGCATGTTCAAGCCGGCTGCCGATAGCAGTCGCGTCGATGCCAACGTCCATGTGTTTTCCGCCGGCAGCCCGGAGTACGTGCGCATGGTTCTTTTCCGTGAGCATCTCAAGGGCAATGCTGCTGACCGCCAGGCTTACGCGAGGGTCAAGCGAAAGGCCGCGGCCCAGCTGCTGGCCGAGCAGGGCGAGAATGGGTTAGTCATGGATTACAACCGGATCAAGGAGCCGTTCATCGTGGCCTTGCATCACAAGCTGTTCGCCTCGTAGCTTCCGGTATTGCGCTTCGCAACAGATCCTTGCTTACCGCTACGCAACTTGACTTAGCTCACATTTTGTTATTACCTAATGATCGTTCGGTAAATAAATCGGCGAAGGACAATGATGACAAATACCCAGGTAGAAGAACCCATGCCCCACGCCATTCTCCGCAATGACTATGCGACTCAATGGATGGGCATCAACGTCGTCGAAGTTCGCGAAGGGCATGCGGTCATCACCATGGAA
This window contains:
- the pdhA gene encoding pyruvate dehydrogenase (acetyl-transferring) E1 component subunit alpha, with protein sequence MSAETTSDRMSEVSKKFGISPEDYMLPARHMINLLNPDGTLRPENEQGTEPGHEYPLPSPARLMEAYASLVTGRRVNDQNSALVRQGRMAVYPSSHGQEACQIAAALCLEENDWLFPTYRDTVAVLTKGVAPMEVMTSFRGEWHCGYDPKAYKCAPMSTPLTTQLLHAVGVAHAAKLRGENTVVVAMCGDGATSEGDFHEALNFAAVFNLPVIFFVQNNKYAISVPLSHQSAAPSLAHKAVGYGMAGERVDGNDLMALMAIMTRAVRMAREGNGPLLIEAHTYRMQAHTNADDDKRYREDSEVQAWIAKDPVTRMKAYLEDAGLLTDAAAAKIAQDAEVVAKALRDGMNQDANTDPRELFEHVYSTKSTQLAEQQALLVDELDREEA
- the paaD gene encoding 1,2-phenylacetyl-CoA epoxidase subunit PaaD, whose protein sequence is MSKTIAGTTELFAIAAKVNDPEIPVLSIADLGILREVNLDDDGTVQVLITPTYSGCPAMDVISEDLYQAFTQAGYEKVDIKLVLTPAWSTDWMSDEGKKKLEEYGIAAPTGRGHAGRVTLGMSVKCPRCHSLNTRELSRFASTSCKALYTCKDCLEPFDYFKVLS
- the paaC gene encoding 1,2-phenylacetyl-CoA epoxidase subunit PaaC, whose amino-acid sequence is MKHDELDAALDSFGDALASATRVTPGNALRPEDIAVDGVAPSEEVAQYALTLGDDALILAQRLAHWISRAPELEEDVALGNIALDILGHARSFLTYAGLAWGKTEDDLAYWREEEEFTSLWIVEQPNGHFGVTIIRQLIVSVFQHLIYQQLTTSQDETLAAIAAKAVKEVDYHRDHAIQWTIRLGQGTEESAEKMRHALEILWPYVDEMFRDEAVHQNLDSIAVRPSTLREAWQEEISAVLAQAGLQIPATGQAMAFGRRGEHSEHLGYLLAEMQVLARKHPGASW
- the paaA gene encoding 1,2-phenylacetyl-CoA epoxidase subunit PaaA, giving the protein MAERTPQEPGLSAVPSYEEEQSQARFDVLIDQDSRVEPRDWMPEPYRKTLTRQVSQHAHSEIIGMQPEANWITRAPSLKRKSILMAKVQDEAGHGLYLYSAAETLGTSRDELNDQLLTGRAKYSSIFNYPARSWADMGAIGWLVDGAAIANQVPLCRASYGPYGRAMVRICKEESFHQRQGFEILLALSRGTDAQKKMAQDAINRFYEPSLMMFGPPDDQSPNSQQSMAWKIKRFSNDELRQRFVGMIAEQVKVLGMSLPDPELHYDEDKKQWIHKDLNWDEFMAVIKGNGPVNSQRLERRREAHREGAWVREAASAYAAKQVQSEVA
- a CDS encoding enoyl-CoA hydratase/isomerase family protein; the encoded protein is MIELTIADSIARVVLNAPQKMNSLDEAALAELSEAYDTAAAGAADGSVRALVLTGEGRGFCAGRDISGVNPADDDVIGYLEGKVQPLLEKMSNFPAPTFALVQGACLGVGLGLAIATDVVYVAENAKIGSPFANLGATLDSGGHWLFTERLGAHRTLDMIYTAELISGAEAVRSGLFSRAFPAGELVPRSEALIGRVAQGATQAFVASKALVQEIRNQRAGLWASMKNENLAQAALCDTADYAEGFQSFQEKRPPVFTGKK
- the paaE gene encoding 1,2-phenylacetyl-CoA epoxidase subunit PaaE codes for the protein MTEQQTSTRRRASFHRLNVSNVRRLTKDSIEVTFAIPEELRDEYDYVAGQYVALRKELPNTEGELVELRRSYSICAAPTGDEIKVAIKRDLGGLFSTWANEELTAGDQIDVMSPAGAFISKHRITEINDPSQINTTSQDRFVAVAAGSGITPVLAIARTILEANDHSRFDLIYANKAAMDVMFLEELADLKDRYPARLALHHVLSREQRISPLLSGRIDAQKLTVLLTNVVQAPSVDEWFLCGPFELVQLVRDQLTELEVPADKVRFELFSTGEPNKPQGHIGRPVIVDENEASYEISFNLDGLKGEVKSPVRANETVLNAALRVRPDVPFACAGGVCGTCRAKVTRGSVTMAENYALEPEEVDAGYVLTCQSHPTSDKLTVDFDA
- the paaB gene encoding 1,2-phenylacetyl-CoA epoxidase subunit PaaB, which produces MSQQSNWPLWEVFVRSSRGLSHVHAGSLHAPDHEMAVRNARDLYTRRNEGVSLWVVKSTDIISSDPDEKDSFFESPQGKDYRHATYYKASEGVKHL
- a CDS encoding Lrp/AsnC family transcriptional regulator; amino-acid sequence: MAAEAELKLDEVDRAILAELTQDGRQSVTTVAQKVHVSRAHAYSRIAKLQDAGVITRYTAVIDPVKAGLKASAYVTLKLRQHSWRELRDHLASIPEVQHIGLVGGNFDVILLVRAKDNLDLRRVVFEELQALPTVLDTQTHLIFEDTDTR